The Deinococcus misasensis DSM 22328 DNA segment GGAACTGGGCAAGCAGGGTAAAAAGGCTTTGTTGCTGGTGTGGGACAACGCCAGTTGGCATATCAGCAAACAGGTCATCTTCTGGATCAAGCAGTACAACCGTGAGGCAAAAGCATCAGGTGGAGTGCGGATTTTGAGTGGTTTGCTGCCGAAAAGAAGCCCCTGGCTGAATCCCATCGAACCGAAATGGCTACATGGCAAACGGGCGGTGATACCTGCTCAGGGCTTGCTTTCGGCGAAGGAATTGGAGTCTCGGGTCTGCGCTTATTATGCGTGTCCAAAATTGGAGCCCCTTGCACAACCTCTTTCGTGATCATGCACAAAGTTCTTGTAGGTCTCTGGCAATTCTTTCATGCAGTCCTCCTGACTCTGGTTATAGATGCATTGCAACACCAAAACAGGTTCAAACCCTGCAATCCTGAAACTTTTGCAACTGCCTTCTGGAGCACAAGGTGTTAGAAAAGGGCATGAAAAGGCCCCTCCCCCACTACCGTCACATCAATCAGGTGCCAGAAGGCATGGTCACCCGTCTTCAATTGTCCCGAGAGGGACTACAAACCGCTGGTGCACCAGTGGCCACCCTCAGCCATGGAGGCAAAAACCGCCAGAGGACAGAGCTTTTCTGGAAAAGCGATGCCATCCCAAAACGCAAACCCTCCGATCAGGAAATGCACATCTGGAAGGCCGAACAGGAACGCCAGCACTTGCAAGACCAGCACATGACCGAAAATGAGCGTCTTGAATGGTGC contains these protein-coding regions:
- a CDS encoding transposase encodes the protein ELGKQGKKALLLVWDNASWHISKQVIFWIKQYNREAKASGGVRILSGLLPKRSPWLNPIEPKWLHGKRAVIPAQGLLSAKELESRVCAYYACPKLEPLAQPLS